The DNA sequence TGCGACTCGGGCGTCTCGGCTCGGTCCCGTGGAGTCAGGTCAGCGTGTCAGGCCGCAAACACCTGCAAGGGGACAGTCCCGACACTTCCACGAGGCTTGTTGGGTGGGGAAGGCGCTGCGCGCCTTGACCGCGGGACGGTACTGGTGTTCAGGCGCTCGTTCGTGTTCGTCGAGAAGAGCGCGGTGGAGGGTACGTGCATCGGCACCGTTGCAGTGCTTTTCTCCTGTGCTGAGGGGCTGCATATCGGTTGAGGCTTCCTATTGCTCGTGCCGCCGGTCAGTGCTTGTGTGGTTCTATGCGCCGGGGGGTTTGGGCGAGCCGAGGTGGACTTGCACGAGTGGTGTGGATGTCCGTCTTGTTGTGTCTTGTGATCGCGCCAGAATCGGCGCTGGCCTCCCGTGCCGGCTCGTTGCGTACCGAGTGGTCAGGCGTTGGCGGGACCCATGCCGACTTCAACGGGGACGGTTTCGCCGATGCGGCGATCGCGGAGGTGTTCGCCGGTGTCGGGGGTGCCGTGCGTGTCATGTACGGGTCTGTCGACGGACTGACCTCGAAGGGATCGCAATATTGGACCGAGGACGATCTCGGCGGGGAGGCGCACCGATGGGACTACTTCGGGGGATCTCTGGCGACGGGTGACTTCGATGGCGACCACTTCACCGATCTTGCAATCGGTATTCCGCAGGCCGAGCTCGAGCCGCCCTTCGGTGATGAGGGAAGTGATCGTGGGCTGCTGCGTATCGTATACGGGTCTGCGCGGGGACTGACGAAGGCGCGGAGCCAGCTGTGGAACTACGGCAGGATGACGGGAGACGCCGACTTGGGCAGGCGCTTCGGCAGCGCGTTGGCAGCGGGCAATTTCGGCAAGGGTCGTCAGGACGATCTCGCCGTGGGTGGCGCTAACGGGGAGCCGGTGGCGGTTCTCTACGGCGGTGCGGCGGGTCTCGCCTCTGCCGGCTACCAACTGTGGAGCCAGAATAGTGCTGGAATTGCGGGCAAGACTGAGTTGGAAGACGAATTCGGTTCTTCGCTGGTCGCCGGTCACTTCGCCGGACGTGTGTATGCCGATCTCGCCATTGGCGTCCCCGGCGAGGGCGTCGCAGAGGCGAGTGGGGCCGGCGCGGTGAACGTCATCTATGGCTCTGCCGCCGGCTTGACAGCCACAGGGAACCAACTGTGGAGCCAAGCCAGCCCGGGTATCGCGGGGACCCCCGAGGCTGGTGACGGATTTGGGGGATCGCTAGCGGCCGGAAGCCTGGACGGCAAAGTGTCTGACGCTTTGGCGATCGGTGTCCCCGGCGAGGGGATCGACGGCAGGGCGAATGCGGGCGCGGTCAACGTTGTTTACGGCTCCTCGAATGGACTGAGAGCTGTAGGCAACCAGTTCTGGAGTCAATCCAGCCGCGGTGTTCCTGGTGTTCCAGAGGCCAACGATGGTTTCGGCTCCGGACTGGCCATCGGCAACTTCGGTCGGAACGTTGAAGGCCGTGCCTATGCGGACTTGGCCATTGGGGTGCCTTTGGAATCGGTTGGACGCGCGTGGGAGGCCGGTTCGGTCACCGTCATCTATGGGTCTCCCTCAGGTGTCCGCGGTGCGCACAGTCGCGTGCTTACCCAGGCAACACCTGGGGTGCCCGGCCAGCCGGAGGAGCAGGATCGCCTAGGCACGGCGTTAGCGGCGGCTAACTTCGGGAACGACTTCTCAGGACGAGCTTTCGATGATCTGATCATGGGCGCCCCCTTCGAAGGTATTCCGCCTAGTCCCGACGGCGACGGCGCGATCATCGTCGCCTATGGTGACACTGGAGGGCTGAGCACCCGCCGCTGCGAGATCTGGTTCGCACTCAAGTTGGGCCATCCCCCGAACGATGACTCGGGTGGCGTATTCGGTGCACCGCTTGTCGCCTGATACATATCTTGTTCACCCATGCAGAGGATTGGCCCGGCTTCTAGGAAGCGAGCTGCGGCCCCACCGACACGAAGCGTTCATACCGCCGAGTTGTTTGTCCGATCACTTGGCCGCGAAACGGTGGACGACGTGAGCTCGCCCATGGTGGCCGACAACAGCTCGCGGCTGAGGTACTGGAAGGACTGTGGCGGTCGTAAGTTGGGGTCGAGGTGAGCGAGTCGGACAGGCTCAATCAGTCTGCGTGGATTCCTGACCTTGATGGCGTGGGCGGTTGCCGCGCCGGCGTAGTACGAGTCGAAGGCTTTCCGGGCGATGGCGCCGACCGTCCCGAACGCCGCCCAGACCCTCCGGGGGCTTGAGCTTTCGGTCTCCTCGACCTCGACGATCCCGACGACACGCTGGACGGGCGCGGTTGCGTAGATGACCATGTGAGTGACGTCAGCCGGCAAGCGTGTTCGACGGAACTCGACCTGTTTGCGGCCGTCCAGGATGGCCTCGGCATATGTGGGGTGGATGGAGAACAGGGCTACTCGGCCACTGTCGCTTTGAGCCATGCCATTCCCTCCGTCCCGACCTGGGTGATGGACTGGGGCCATGAGCGGAGTAGCCGCTGCTCTGTGAGGTCTTGAAGGGTGATGGGGTCGTCGCGCAGGACGCGGTCTTGACGGAACATGATGACCAGCACGGGGCCTCGCTTGACCAGTTCTTCGATCTCGTTGACGGTGTACACCGTTCTTCTTCCGACCCTAGCGGCTAACTCTCCCGCGTCGTGGCTTACGAACGTCGACTCGCAGATTCCGATGACGAACACCGCCTTCGCGTCTCGGCTTCGGTAGAACAGGAGCGGATCTCCGGGTTGGAGAAGACGGCTGGGCGAGTTGCACAAGTACGCCTTGCGTAGTGCGTTGCCGAAGGGTCGGCTGCTGAGACCCGCAGAGGCTGGGAGGAGGGCATCTTCGTCGGGTGGCTCTGCGTCGGGGAAGAGCGCTCGGTGCCAGCGTGGTTCGATCGGCACGACGTGCGTTCTGACTGGTTCCCACATCAGTGCCGGAGGGCCGTATCGGACGTGGTGCTCCAACGGTGTTAGCGATGACAACTGACTGGTCGGGAACAGCGGTTTGGCATAGACGAGTTCACCAGCCTCAGTCTTCAAGTCGAGCGCGTTGAATCCAAAGTCCTCGAGGAGGGCGATGAGCTGGACATGACGTGAGAAGACGGTCAAGTAGATGCCGCGGGCGTGTTCGAGGTGCGCCTGTTCGAAAACCGTCTTTAGAAGCAACTCGCCGTACTTCTGGCCGCTGTACTCAGAACCGACCTTGAAGGTGGCCAGCTTAAGCTGCGGACCCGGCAGCCCGAACTCGCCGGTCGGTTCCTGCTTGAGCAGACACACAGCGGCAAGCCCGTGCGCGCCATCGACAACTAGTGCATCCCGCTGGCCGCGTGACGCTTTGCGGAACCAGTTCTCGAATCCGGGGTAATCAGCCTTCAAAGTATCGAAGAGTGGGTCGCTACACGTAAGTTCATGAACCTTGACGCGACGAACAGCAGGAGGAGGGCTCGGCAGCGGCGCGTGAAGGGCACGAAGAAGCTCTAGAGCCTCGACCAGGTGAATGACGGAATCGGCCATCCCCAGCTTCCGGGCATGCCTGTGAAGACCTTGGTCTTCAGTGACCAGATAGTCGGCCGCATCGCCGACTACCGCTGCCAACAGATCGTGGTCGACCGCATCGTTGGACCACGGTTTGGTCGCACCCAGCGCTGCCAATTGCTGCGCGGATACCTTAGGCGGATTCTCCAGCATCGGATACCGGTCGAACACCTGCAAACGTGCCTGGCGCTTCTTGCTGTCGTCGATGCGGTTGAAGTCGGTGATGGAGGACGGGTGTACGCGAAGGTCGTGGTGGTGCCGAGTCGCGAGTTGGTGAAACTGCATCGCAACGTGCGCGCCCGCCTCTAGTTCGGAACTCAGCGGGTCGCTCTTGATCGCTATGTTGCTGTCAAGCAGGAACAGCACGCACACACTCTCCCGGTGGAAAGACCAATATCGGCTTCAAACTCGCTGGCGACTCCGTTTTGTTATCAAGACGACCCTAGCCGGGGGATTGTGTGCACAACTGACGTGCAGCCTCCCATGACGACTGCGGGCCTATTCCCCTTGGAGCAGCCGGGGATTCTCGTCGGCTGTTCTCACTCCAAGGGGCTTCACCAAGGCCGTCATCCGTCGGAGTCACCGGACCTCTTCTCGAATATGTTCCGGGAATCTGAGAAGCGAAGTGTCAGATCCGCGTTAGGGGGCGCCTCAGGGGCGCAGAAGATCGAGAAAGGATGGCGTACGACGACGGACGTTGGTGAACGCGTTGGTCAGCATCGAGCCTAGCCACAGCAGGTTTCGAGGGTCGCTAGTGAATGTCGCGAGACAACGCAAACCCCGCTGGATTGCCCTCTCAAGGCGGTGGCGCGGGTTCGAATCCCGTCGGGGCTACCTCTCAGTAATGTGCGCTTGACCAGGGCGAAAGCCCGCCTAGAATTTCTAGTCGCCTTTCTTTGGACCCTCTGTGGGCGCCTCAGGGCCGCAGGAAATCCATGATCAGGTGCTCTCTGCTGCGCCCGCCTCTCCAGCTATGACTGAGCAGGAACGTTCTCTGACAAGTGGAATCGCTGGGCACGGTCGTCCGCTACCGCGTGGAGGTGCGGCTGACGTCTCCCTGGCTCAGGCTCGCCGGATCTACAGACGGTTTGCGTCGATTTCGGAGGCGATCTGGCTGAGGTGGCGGAACACCGCGACGGGTGGCTGCTCTAGGTCGAGGTGATGGATCTGAAGCGTCGTGGTTGTGTGACGGACTCTGTGGGAGGGCGCTATCGCTGGTCCCTCTGTGTAGATGAGCCTGGCGTCGGGGAGATCTGCGGCGGTGGTAGTCGAGCAGCTGGTAGAGGTCGGCTTTGAACCCATCGCCGATTTCTGTCCCGCTTGTACTTGACGTCACCGATGAATCGCCAGCGACCGTCAACGACGTCACCGTGGGCCGCGGGTGGCCTTCAACGACTACGGCACGACGAACGAGAGTGTGGACTTTCACGCCGAGAACAACAGGGCTTGGAACTCGCCGGCGACAGTTCCCGTCCTCCTCGCCGTGCTGAACGCCGTGGGGAGCGGCGGGCGTGAGACTGCTCCCAATAGCGCTCCCGTTAGGGAGCGCTGTCGGCAACCTGCCAGTTCGCGCCATCGGGTCTTTCCCGTCGCTCAAGTCGAAGGAGGCACCCCAGACGGGCCCTCAAGCTGACCGTATCGTCCGCGCTGCCGCGCCGGGGCTGGCTACCTGGCGTTCAAATATCTAAACGGTTGGGGCCTTTCAGGGCCCCGTTTGCCTATTTGAACGCTGAACGGTCTTTGGGTGCGTCCGTGGCCCATATGGTTCTCGGCGGGGGAGCTCAACGGGGGGCTCACGGTCGTACCGGGGGGCACGAGACATCGTGATCGGATCAAAGAAGCAGACACGGGGGGCCACGCGCGCCTCGAGGACTTTCCGCAAGGTGGCGCTGCTCGCAGCCGTGGTCACCGCTATCGGCCCAGTTAACGCGCCACCCGCCATGGCCTCCAGCGTGGCCTCTGTCGTCCTCACTGGTGGCACGGGCACGGCGACCGTAGGTGGGACGTTGTACGCCAAGCAGGGTGCCGCGGTGACGCTGACCGTCAACACCAGCAGCGACACTGAATGTGTGGACGTGGCGGGCGCCATCACTGGGCATCAGCAGTCCGCCACACCGAAGTCCTCCTGGACATTCACCACCACGGCGCCAGCCGGCAACGGGGCGCAAGCCGTCACGGCCATCGCCTCCGTCAAGTTCAACAGCAACAACGTTTGCTCGGGCTCTTCCGGGTCCCTTCAAGGCTCCTACACATTGGACAACACCGGCCCGGTCGTGACCTCTGCGCTGACCCCGGCCGCGAACGCAGCCGGCTGGAGCAACACCGACACGACCGTCAAGTGGACTGCGACGGACGCCGGCTCCGGCGTCACGGCCGCGCAGCCGTTCAAGACCGACTCTGTGAACGCGAACGGCATCGTGACCCTGACCGCGCCGGCGCAAACAGACCGCCTGGGCAACACCGGCGCGGCTGGCTCCGTCACCGTTCGCGTGGACAAGGCCAAGCCGAGCATCACAGCGGCGCAGACCAAGAATGCCGACGGCACCACAACGGTGACCTTCAACTGCGCCGACGGTGGCGGTTCGGGCATCGCCAGTTGCGTTGCCGACGCCACCAGCCCGGCGAGCAGCTCCAAGACAGTCGGTCCGAATGTCACGGTAACCGGCACGGCAATCGACGTCGCCGGCAATACGACCACCGCGACCTCCACCACTCCTCCGGCTGACGCCACCGCGCCGACCATCACCCACGCCGTATCGCCGGCCGCCAACGCGGCCGGCTGGAACAAGACCGACGCCACAGTGACCTTCACCTGCGCCGACGAGACCGGCGGTTCGGGCATCAAGACCTGTCTCGCCGACGGCACCACGGTGGCTTCGAAGACGGTCAGCATCGAGACCAACGGCACTCTGGTCGGTGGCACCGCCACTGACAACGAGGGCAACACCGCTAGGGACTCGGTGACGGTCAAGCTTGACAAGACCGCGCCGACCGCTGCCGCGACCCGCGCCCCGGCAGCCAACGCCGCCGGCTGGAACAACACCAACGTCACGGTCAGCTTCGCCGGCACCGACACAGCTTCGGGGGTGGCCAGTACCACCGGCGACAAGGTCCTCACGGAAGGGGCCGATCAGAGCGCGAGCGGCACGGTCACCGACGCCGCCGGCAACAGCGCAACCGCCTCGGTTACCGGTGTCAACGTCGACAAGACGGCGCCGTCGCTGAGCGGCTCGTTCTCGTCCGGCTGGCACACGGGTGACGTGACCGTGGCTTGGAACTGCATTGACACGCTGTCCGGCCCGGCCACCCAGCCGGCCGACACCAAGGTGACCGGCGAGGGCGCCAACCTGTCCGCCACCGCCACCTGTACCGACAAGGCCGGCAACACGACCACCAAGACGGTCAGCGGCATCCAGATCGACCGCACCAACCCGACCACCGGGATCAGCGGCACCTCCAACGACTGGGCCAACGGCGAGGTCACCGTCACCCTCAGCGCTGCGGACAACCTGTCCGGCGTCGACTCGACCAGCTACACCGTCGACGGCGGAGCAGCCCAGAGCGGCACGAGCTTCACGCTGTCGACCGAGGGCGACCACACCGTCACCTTCCGCAGCACGGACACCGCCGGCAACGTTGAGGCCGTGCAGACCGCGCAGGTCAAGATCGACAAGACGGCGCCGACGATCAGCCACGCTTTCACGCCGCTGGCCTACAAGAACGGCGCCTGGACCAACAAGGACGTCACTGTGACGTTTACCTGCGCCGACCAGGGCGGCTCTGGCGTTGCG is a window from the Microlunatus panaciterrae genome containing:
- a CDS encoding FG-GAP repeat domain-containing protein; protein product: MSVLLCLVIAPESALASRAGSLRTEWSGVGGTHADFNGDGFADAAIAEVFAGVGGAVRVMYGSVDGLTSKGSQYWTEDDLGGEAHRWDYFGGSLATGDFDGDHFTDLAIGIPQAELEPPFGDEGSDRGLLRIVYGSARGLTKARSQLWNYGRMTGDADLGRRFGSALAAGNFGKGRQDDLAVGGANGEPVAVLYGGAAGLASAGYQLWSQNSAGIAGKTELEDEFGSSLVAGHFAGRVYADLAIGVPGEGVAEASGAGAVNVIYGSAAGLTATGNQLWSQASPGIAGTPEAGDGFGGSLAAGSLDGKVSDALAIGVPGEGIDGRANAGAVNVVYGSSNGLRAVGNQFWSQSSRGVPGVPEANDGFGSGLAIGNFGRNVEGRAYADLAIGVPLESVGRAWEAGSVTVIYGSPSGVRGAHSRVLTQATPGVPGQPEEQDRLGTALAAANFGNDFSGRAFDDLIMGAPFEGIPPSPDGDGAIIVAYGDTGGLSTRRCEIWFALKLGHPPNDDSGGVFGAPLVA
- a CDS encoding ASCH domain-containing protein, with the protein product MAPVHHPGRDGGNGMAQSDSGRVALFSIHPTYAEAILDGRKQVEFRRTRLPADVTHMVIYATAPVQRVVGIVEVEETESSSPRRVWAAFGTVGAIARKAFDSYYAGAATAHAIKVRNPRRLIEPVRLAHLDPNLRPPQSFQYLSRELLSATMGELTSSTVSRPSDRTNNSAV
- a CDS encoding GNAT family N-acetyltransferase, with amino-acid sequence MLFLLDSNIAIKSDPLSSELEAGAHVAMQFHQLATRHHHDLRVHPSSITDFNRIDDSKKRQARLQVFDRYPMLENPPKVSAQQLAALGATKPWSNDAVDHDLLAAVVGDAADYLVTEDQGLHRHARKLGMADSVIHLVEALELLRALHAPLPSPPPAVRRVKVHELTCSDPLFDTLKADYPGFENWFRKASRGQRDALVVDGAHGLAAVCLLKQEPTGEFGLPGPQLKLATFKVGSEYSGQKYGELLLKTVFEQAHLEHARGIYLTVFSRHVQLIALLEDFGFNALDLKTEAGELVYAKPLFPTSQLSSLTPLEHHVRYGPPALMWEPVRTHVVPIEPRWHRALFPDAEPPDEDALLPASAGLSSRPFGNALRKAYLCNSPSRLLQPGDPLLFYRSRDAKAVFVIGICESTFVSHDAGELAARVGRRTVYTVNEIEELVKRGPVLVIMFRQDRVLRDDPITLQDLTEQRLLRSWPQSITQVGTEGMAWLKATVAE